The Shewanella zhangzhouensis genome has a window encoding:
- the fliF gene encoding flagellar basal-body MS-ring/collar protein FliF yields the protein MIVSTDSGMSGVQQENKSGVLGNLGGADMLRQVTMILALAICLALAVFVMMWAQEPEYRPLGKFEAQEMIQVLDVLDKNKIPYQVDFDVLRVPEDKYQDIRLLLSRNGVDAASTTNQDFLSQDMGFGVSQRLEQARLKHSQEQNLARTIEELKSVSRAKVILALPKENVFARNQSKASATVVVTSRRGGLGQEEVDAIVDIVASAVQGLEPTRVTVTDSNGRLLNSGSQDGASARARRELELVKQKEAEYRAKVDAILMPILGPENYTSQVDVTMDFTAVEQTSKRFNPDLPAVRSEMTLETQTNGEANMGIPGALSNQPPMESNIPQTLQEAQDKAQASGNSHREATRNYELDTTVSHTRQQVGVVRRVSVSVAVDYKTGEANTEGQVNRVARTEAELANIRRLLEGAVGFSGQRGDSIEVVTVPFMDQLVEEVPELPMWEQPWFWKAMKLASGSLAILVLILFVVRPLLKKLLLTDKVDMPDDGRLGHELAEIEDQFAADTLGMLNASDAEYSYADDGSILIPNLHKDDDMIKAIRALVANEPELSTQVVKNWLQQDNG from the coding sequence ATGATTGTCAGCACCGACAGCGGCATGAGCGGTGTACAGCAGGAAAATAAATCCGGGGTGCTGGGTAACCTCGGTGGCGCCGACATGCTTAGACAGGTCACTATGATCCTGGCCCTTGCCATCTGTTTGGCATTGGCGGTGTTTGTGATGATGTGGGCACAGGAACCCGAATACCGTCCATTGGGTAAGTTTGAAGCCCAGGAAATGATCCAGGTGCTGGATGTGCTCGACAAAAACAAAATCCCCTATCAGGTGGATTTTGATGTGCTGCGGGTCCCCGAAGACAAGTATCAGGACATTCGGCTGCTGCTGAGTCGTAACGGTGTGGATGCTGCAAGTACCACCAATCAGGATTTTCTGAGTCAGGACATGGGCTTTGGCGTGAGTCAACGTCTGGAGCAGGCCAGACTCAAACACAGCCAGGAGCAAAATCTCGCCCGTACTATCGAAGAGCTGAAAAGCGTCAGCCGCGCCAAGGTGATTCTGGCACTGCCCAAAGAAAACGTGTTTGCCCGTAACCAGTCCAAGGCCAGTGCCACTGTGGTGGTCACCAGTCGTCGTGGCGGTCTCGGGCAGGAAGAAGTGGATGCCATAGTTGACATAGTGGCGTCCGCCGTACAGGGGCTCGAGCCTACCCGGGTGACGGTAACCGACTCCAACGGTCGTTTGCTGAACTCCGGCAGTCAGGATGGGGCTTCTGCCCGTGCCCGCCGTGAGCTCGAGCTCGTCAAACAAAAAGAAGCCGAATACCGCGCCAAGGTTGATGCCATACTGATGCCCATTTTGGGGCCGGAAAATTACACCTCCCAGGTGGATGTGACCATGGACTTTACTGCCGTGGAACAAACGTCCAAGCGTTTCAACCCTGATCTGCCAGCGGTGCGCAGCGAAATGACCCTGGAAACCCAAACCAACGGTGAAGCCAACATGGGTATCCCCGGTGCGCTGTCGAATCAGCCGCCGATGGAGTCAAACATTCCTCAAACCCTGCAGGAAGCGCAGGACAAGGCCCAGGCAAGTGGCAACTCACATCGTGAGGCAACCCGTAACTACGAGCTCGACACCACCGTCAGCCATACCCGTCAACAGGTTGGCGTGGTGCGCCGCGTGAGTGTATCCGTGGCGGTGGACTACAAAACCGGTGAAGCCAATACCGAAGGTCAGGTCAATCGTGTTGCCCGCACAGAGGCCGAGCTTGCCAATATTCGTCGTCTGCTTGAAGGCGCTGTGGGGTTCAGTGGTCAGCGCGGCGACAGCATCGAAGTCGTCACTGTACCCTTTATGGATCAGCTGGTTGAGGAAGTGCCAGAGCTGCCAATGTGGGAGCAACCCTGGTTCTGGAAGGCCATGAAACTGGCTTCCGGCTCTCTGGCCATCCTGGTGCTCATCCTTTTTGTTGTGCGCCCACTGCTGAAGAAACTGCTGCTTACTGACAAAGTCGATATGCCTGATGATGGCCGCCTGGGTCATGAACTGGCAGAGATTGAAGATCAGTTTGCCGCAGACACTCTGGGTATGCTCAACGCCAGCGATGCTGAATACAGCTATGCAGACGACGGCTCGATTCTCATCCCGAATCTGCACAAAGATGATGATATGATTAAGGCTATCCGTGCTCTGGTTGCCAACGAACCTGAGCTTTCCACTCAAGTCGTGAAGAATTGGTTGCAACAGGACAATGGCTGA
- the fliI gene encoding flagellar protein export ATPase FliI, which yields MINRRHHLLNNLRQLRQSLPVNRPVAEGQLVRVVGLTLEASGCRAPVGSLCAIDTMGGELIAEVVGFDENLLYLMPIEELKGVLPGARVRPLGEQTGIHVGMSLLGRVLDGGGEPLDGLGPLGTTDIAPRHGPAINPLARRPIHEPLDVGIRAINAMLTVGKGQRMGLFAGSGVGKSVLLGMMTRGTTADVIVVGLVGERGREVKEFIEEILGSEGRARSVVVAAPADTSPLMRLRACETSTRIAEYFRDLGFNVLLLMDSLTRYAQAQREIALAVGEPPATKGYPPSVFAKLPRLVERAGNGGPGQGSITAFYTVLTEGDDLQDPIADAARAILDGHIVLSRTLADSGHYPAIDIEASISRVAPMVISPAHLEAMRRVKQTYSLYQQNRDLISIGAYAAGSDPRIDNAIRLQPAMNAFLRQGMRDAISLSDSETMLGQIAAQCKG from the coding sequence ATGATAAATCGTCGCCACCACCTGCTGAATAACCTGCGTCAGCTACGGCAATCTTTGCCGGTCAATCGTCCTGTGGCCGAAGGTCAGCTGGTACGTGTGGTGGGGCTGACACTGGAAGCCAGTGGGTGCCGAGCCCCCGTCGGCAGTCTCTGTGCCATCGACACCATGGGTGGCGAACTGATTGCCGAAGTAGTCGGTTTTGATGAAAACCTGCTGTATTTGATGCCCATTGAAGAATTAAAGGGCGTGCTGCCCGGCGCCAGGGTTAGGCCATTGGGTGAGCAAACCGGTATCCATGTGGGGATGTCGCTGCTGGGCCGAGTGCTGGATGGCGGTGGTGAGCCCCTCGATGGTCTGGGGCCTTTGGGCACTACAGACATAGCTCCCCGCCATGGCCCTGCCATTAATCCACTTGCACGCCGACCCATTCACGAGCCCCTTGATGTGGGTATTCGTGCCATCAACGCCATGTTGACTGTCGGCAAGGGCCAGCGCATGGGGCTCTTTGCCGGTTCGGGCGTGGGTAAGTCGGTGCTACTTGGCATGATGACCCGCGGCACCACGGCCGATGTGATTGTGGTGGGGCTGGTCGGCGAGCGGGGCCGGGAAGTGAAAGAATTTATTGAGGAAATCCTGGGGAGCGAAGGGCGTGCCCGCTCAGTGGTAGTCGCGGCTCCCGCCGATACATCGCCCTTGATGCGTCTTCGCGCCTGTGAAACTTCTACCCGTATCGCCGAATACTTCCGCGATTTGGGATTTAATGTGCTGCTGTTGATGGATAGTCTGACCCGTTATGCTCAGGCGCAGCGTGAGATTGCCCTGGCAGTGGGAGAGCCTCCGGCAACCAAGGGGTATCCGCCATCTGTGTTCGCCAAACTGCCAAGATTGGTGGAACGGGCCGGCAATGGTGGACCGGGGCAGGGCTCAATTACCGCGTTTTACACGGTATTGACCGAAGGGGACGATTTGCAGGACCCCATTGCAGATGCGGCCCGCGCCATCCTGGATGGTCATATAGTGCTGTCACGCACCTTGGCTGACTCAGGCCACTATCCTGCCATCGATATTGAAGCCTCCATCAGCCGGGTTGCTCCCATGGTCATCAGCCCGGCACACCTGGAAGCGATGCGGCGGGTTAAACAAACTTATTCTCTCTATCAGCAAAATCGTGATTTGATCTCCATCGGTGCCTATGCCGCCGGCAGCGATCCCCGCATCGACAATGCCATTCGCTTGCAGCCGGCCATGAATGCTTTTCTGCGTCAGGGGATGCGTGATGCCATCAGTCTGTCCGACAGTGAAACCATGCTCGGCCAAATTGCCGCTCAGTGTAAGGGCTAA
- a CDS encoding sigma-54 dependent transcriptional regulator, translated as MMQTDQRILLVGNQTERIGRLSCILEFLGEQLETLDPSGLEQAVKETRFRALIVDLRSLPLEQVKVFATKMPWQPILLLGATDDLSANLIGSIEEPFNYPQLTELLHFCQVFGQQKRPDVPTSGNQTKLFRSLVGRSEGIVNVRHLISQVAPSDATVLVLGQSGTGKEVVARNIHYLSERRDGPFIPVNCGAIPPELLESELFGHEKGSFTGAISSRKGRFELAEGGTLFLDEIGDMPLAMQVKLLRVLQERVFERVGGSKPIQANVRVVAATHRNLENMIENNEFREDLFYRLNVFPIEMPSLSERCDDIPLLLQELVSRVFNEGRGKVRFTQRAIESLKEHAWSGNVRELSNLVERLTILYPGGLVDVNDLPVKYRHIDVPEYCVEVSEEMLERDALASIFNDDEPVEIPETRFPSELPPEGVNLKDLLAELEIDMIRQALEQQDNVVARAAEMLGIRRTTLVEKMRKYGMTKD; from the coding sequence ATGATGCAGACAGACCAGAGAATTTTGCTTGTAGGAAACCAGACCGAACGTATCGGTCGTCTTTCCTGCATTCTTGAGTTTTTAGGTGAACAACTAGAGACCCTGGACCCAAGTGGTCTTGAACAAGCCGTCAAGGAAACCCGTTTTCGGGCGTTGATTGTTGACCTTAGATCCCTGCCTTTGGAGCAGGTAAAAGTGTTTGCTACCAAAATGCCTTGGCAGCCAATTTTACTGCTTGGCGCAACTGATGATCTCAGTGCAAATCTCATCGGTAGCATTGAAGAGCCGTTCAATTATCCCCAACTCACCGAGTTACTGCACTTCTGTCAGGTTTTTGGCCAACAGAAGCGCCCGGATGTACCAACCAGTGGCAACCAGACCAAGTTATTCCGCAGCCTCGTTGGCCGCAGCGAAGGCATAGTTAACGTCCGTCATCTCATCAGTCAGGTTGCGCCATCGGATGCGACTGTGTTGGTGCTGGGGCAGTCTGGTACTGGCAAAGAAGTGGTTGCTCGCAATATTCACTATTTGTCGGAGCGTCGCGACGGTCCTTTTATTCCCGTCAACTGTGGTGCCATTCCGCCTGAACTGCTTGAGAGCGAACTCTTTGGTCATGAGAAGGGCTCTTTCACCGGTGCTATCAGCTCCCGTAAAGGCCGTTTTGAACTGGCCGAAGGCGGTACTCTGTTTCTGGACGAAATCGGTGATATGCCTCTGGCCATGCAGGTAAAACTGCTGCGTGTGCTGCAGGAGCGCGTATTTGAACGCGTCGGCGGCAGCAAACCCATTCAAGCCAATGTCCGTGTGGTGGCGGCGACCCACAGAAACCTGGAGAACATGATAGAAAATAACGAGTTCCGTGAGGACCTTTTCTATCGTCTCAATGTATTCCCCATTGAAATGCCGTCGTTGTCAGAGCGCTGCGATGACATTCCTTTGCTGCTGCAGGAGCTGGTCAGCCGGGTCTTTAACGAAGGCCGCGGCAAGGTGCGTTTCACCCAGCGCGCCATTGAGTCCCTCAAGGAGCACGCTTGGTCCGGCAACGTACGTGAACTCTCCAACCTGGTTGAGCGCCTGACTATCCTGTATCCGGGCGGTTTGGTGGATGTGAACGATCTACCCGTTAAATATCGCCATATCGATGTCCCCGAGTACTGTGTCGAAGTCAGTGAAGAGATGCTGGAGCGTGATGCGCTGGCGTCCATTTTCAATGATGATGAGCCGGTGGAAATTCCGGAAACCCGCTTCCCGAGCGAACTGCCTCCGGAAGGGGTAAATCTTAAGGATTTGCTGGCCGAGCTCGAAATCGACATGATCCGTCAGGCGTTGGAGCAGCAGGATAACGTCGTTGCCCGCGCAGCTGAGATGCTGGGGATCCGCAGAACCACTCTGGTTGAAAAAATGCGTAAGTACGGGATGACTAAAGACTAA
- the fliS gene encoding flagellar export chaperone FliS — MRGSLQSYRKVSLESEIAVASPHRIIQMMFAGALERLAQSRYAIEQNDLTNKGIFINKAIGIITGLSNSLNMEAGGEIAQNLGDLYDFMLRKISEANLNNDPQAIDDVMVILRDIKEGWDAIPTEQHNITSHDEAV; from the coding sequence ATGAGAGGGTCACTGCAATCGTATCGCAAGGTATCACTGGAAAGTGAAATTGCCGTCGCGTCCCCCCACCGTATCATTCAGATGATGTTTGCTGGCGCCTTGGAGCGCTTGGCGCAGAGTCGTTATGCAATTGAGCAGAATGACTTAACCAATAAAGGCATTTTCATCAATAAGGCCATAGGTATTATTACCGGCTTATCTAACAGCCTGAATATGGAGGCTGGCGGTGAAATAGCCCAAAACCTGGGTGACCTTTATGATTTTATGCTGCGTAAAATCAGTGAGGCCAACCTCAACAACGATCCCCAGGCCATAGATGATGTCATGGTGATTCTAAGGGACATAAAAGAAGGTTGGGATGCCATCCCAACAGAGCAACATAACATCACTTCCCACGACGAAGCTGTTTGA
- the fliH gene encoding flagellar assembly protein FliH, with translation MTDSKRPKNILRAEEQDEFAHWRLPDMSSAREEAPANLLGRRPGQTFVPQEEEEIRPPTLAEIEAIRAEAEQEGLAAGHAEGLAQGLEAGRLQGLKEGHEEGVRQGHEQGMAQGLEDAARLITRFEGLIEQFAAPMAVLDNEIEQELLSLAMGLAKQTLQHELKTHPEHVLAALREGVDCLPLKEQQVKIRLNPEDVTLVSSLYGPDELTRKLWQLESDPLLARGELVIDSQRSRVDMRLENRIAAVLAAPIERHETLEREAQVLQQQAQSSAAEPGHTDGVKGAEEELGDDKSSPPPAE, from the coding sequence ATGACTGACAGCAAACGCCCCAAAAACATATTGCGCGCTGAGGAGCAGGACGAATTCGCTCACTGGCGATTACCTGATATGTCCTCTGCGCGGGAAGAGGCGCCGGCCAACTTGCTGGGCAGGCGTCCGGGGCAAACCTTCGTACCTCAGGAAGAAGAGGAAATCCGTCCGCCCACGCTGGCCGAAATAGAGGCGATACGTGCCGAGGCCGAACAGGAAGGCCTGGCGGCAGGTCATGCGGAAGGATTGGCTCAGGGGCTTGAGGCCGGTCGCTTACAGGGCTTGAAAGAAGGCCACGAAGAAGGCGTACGTCAGGGCCATGAGCAGGGAATGGCACAGGGACTGGAAGACGCCGCCCGATTGATTACCCGCTTTGAAGGCCTGATTGAGCAGTTCGCCGCCCCCATGGCGGTACTGGATAACGAAATTGAGCAGGAACTGCTTTCCCTCGCCATGGGATTGGCAAAGCAAACTCTGCAGCACGAGTTAAAAACACATCCCGAACATGTACTTGCAGCATTGCGTGAAGGGGTTGATTGCCTGCCATTGAAAGAGCAGCAAGTTAAAATCCGGCTCAATCCGGAAGACGTTACCCTGGTCAGCAGCCTGTATGGCCCCGACGAACTCACCCGTAAACTATGGCAGCTGGAGAGCGACCCGCTTCTGGCGCGTGGCGAGCTGGTGATAGACAGTCAGCGTTCCCGGGTGGATATGCGGCTGGAAAACCGGATTGCGGCAGTATTGGCGGCACCGATAGAGCGTCATGAAACGCTGGAGCGAGAGGCGCAGGTATTGCAGCAACAAGCTCAGAGCTCGGCCGCTGAGCCAGGTCATACGGATGGGGTAAAGGGGGCTGAAGAGGAGCTGGGGGATGATAAATCGTCGCCACCACCTGCTGAATAA
- a CDS encoding sigma-54-dependent transcriptional regulator: MPEGRLLLVEDDASLREALLDTLMLAQFDCVALPSAEEAILALKESRFDMVISDVQMEGIGGMGLLAYLRQHHPKVPLLLMTAFATIDSAVSSIKLGAVDYLAKPFSPEVLLNQVSRYMPAQADTGAPVVADERSQALMALAGRVAKSEASVMILGPSGSGKEVLARYIHKQSLRSDGPFVAINCAAIPENMLEATLFGYEKGAFTGAYQACPGKFEQAQGGTLLLDEISEMDLGLQAKLLRVLQEREVERLGGRKTIKLDVRVLATSNRELKAMAERGDFREDLYYRINVFPLTWPALNQRPKDILPLARHLLARHAERLGTEVPEFDEAACRRLLAHRWPGNVRELDNVVQRALILSAGVKIGVQDIIIDAMDVNQITHEETAIKAEPEGLGDELKAQEHVIILETLSQCRGSRKLVAERLGISARTLRYKMARMREMGIQLPA, translated from the coding sequence ATGCCTGAAGGCAGATTGCTACTTGTCGAGGACGATGCATCTCTGCGTGAGGCGCTGCTTGACACCCTGATGCTGGCGCAGTTTGACTGTGTGGCGCTTCCCAGCGCCGAAGAAGCCATTCTTGCGTTGAAGGAATCACGTTTTGATATGGTCATCAGCGATGTGCAGATGGAAGGCATAGGTGGCATGGGGCTCTTGGCCTACTTGCGGCAGCATCATCCCAAGGTTCCGTTATTGCTGATGACGGCCTTTGCCACCATAGACAGCGCCGTGAGTTCCATCAAACTCGGTGCGGTGGATTATCTCGCCAAGCCGTTTTCACCCGAAGTGCTGCTTAATCAGGTCAGTCGATACATGCCTGCACAAGCCGATACCGGCGCACCTGTGGTGGCCGACGAGCGAAGTCAGGCGCTGATGGCTCTCGCCGGACGGGTCGCAAAATCCGAGGCTTCTGTGATGATCCTGGGGCCCTCAGGTTCGGGTAAGGAAGTGCTTGCCCGCTATATCCATAAACAAAGTTTGCGCTCAGACGGTCCCTTTGTGGCCATCAACTGCGCTGCTATTCCCGAAAACATGCTCGAAGCCACGCTGTTTGGTTACGAAAAAGGCGCCTTTACCGGTGCCTATCAGGCCTGCCCCGGAAAATTCGAGCAGGCCCAGGGGGGCACCCTGCTGCTGGATGAAATCTCCGAAATGGATCTGGGATTGCAGGCCAAGTTGCTGCGGGTATTGCAGGAGCGGGAAGTTGAGCGTCTCGGTGGCCGTAAAACAATCAAGCTGGATGTGCGTGTACTTGCCACCTCCAACCGTGAGCTCAAAGCCATGGCAGAGCGGGGCGATTTCCGTGAGGATCTCTATTACCGTATCAACGTATTCCCATTGACCTGGCCGGCACTGAATCAGCGCCCCAAAGATATCCTGCCACTTGCACGGCATTTGCTGGCACGCCATGCAGAGCGTTTGGGCACTGAAGTTCCCGAATTTGACGAAGCAGCCTGTCGCAGATTGCTGGCACATCGCTGGCCGGGGAATGTCAGAGAACTCGATAACGTGGTGCAGCGGGCATTAATACTGTCCGCCGGCGTTAAGATTGGTGTGCAGGACATCATTATTGATGCCATGGATGTTAACCAAATCACCCACGAAGAGACAGCTATCAAGGCCGAGCCCGAAGGGCTGGGGGATGAGCTCAAGGCACAGGAGCATGTGATTATCCTTGAAACTCTGAGCCAGTGTCGCGGCAGCCGTAAATTGGTGGCTGAGCGGCTTGGGATCAGTGCCAGAACCCTGAGGTACAAGATGGCCCGAATGCGGGAAATGGGTATTCAGTTACCTGCCTGA
- the fliE gene encoding flagellar hook-basal body complex protein FliE gives MQIGPSSFMQEMQKLQGELNPSMGIEPQPLRQVGNTSGADFASLLANAVGHVNELQQSSSSLATRLDMGDTRVTLSDTVIAREKASVAFEATVQVRNKLVEAYKEIMSMPV, from the coding sequence ATGCAAATAGGTCCATCTTCATTCATGCAGGAAATGCAGAAACTCCAGGGCGAACTCAATCCTTCCATGGGCATTGAGCCTCAGCCGCTTCGTCAGGTTGGTAACACCAGCGGAGCTGACTTTGCCAGTTTGCTCGCCAACGCAGTAGGCCATGTGAACGAGCTGCAGCAAAGCTCTTCAAGTCTGGCAACCAGACTGGACATGGGCGATACCCGCGTGACCCTGTCTGATACTGTGATCGCCCGCGAAAAGGCCAGTGTCGCCTTTGAGGCGACAGTGCAGGTGCGCAACAAGCTCGTCGAAGCCTACAAAGAAATCATGAGCATGCCCGTTTAA
- a CDS encoding sensor histidine kinase: MATKALAKIAEFPARAHLKEVKASGFASAEQMAQILEAMPSGVVILNADGIVTLANPVAVQLLDRPLEGERWLSVIARAFSPQDDDGHEVSLKNGRRVKLAITPLEPGQLILLTDLTETRLLQRNLAHLQRLSALGKMVATLAHQIRTPLSAALLYAANLASPKLNQDSRTRFQQKLVDRLNELERQVNDMLLMARGKVEAPMSPMPLADIIAPVLATCEPIATDKGCAVRFQDESFGAMMAASQSALSSAINNLLMNSLEAGARHILLHGSIQDGRLVLAVVDDGKGLESGSEQQVMEPFFTTKAQGTGLGLAVVQTVVRNHGGELKMQCAANRGCSVMLKFPVISEDSVKEVSHA; this comes from the coding sequence ATGGCCACCAAAGCTTTAGCCAAGATAGCCGAATTTCCGGCGCGGGCTCATCTTAAAGAGGTGAAGGCCAGCGGCTTTGCATCTGCCGAGCAAATGGCGCAGATCCTGGAAGCCATGCCCTCTGGCGTGGTGATCCTGAATGCCGATGGCATAGTCACTTTGGCAAACCCCGTTGCGGTTCAGCTGCTTGACCGGCCTTTGGAAGGAGAGCGTTGGCTCAGCGTCATCGCCAGAGCCTTTTCTCCTCAGGATGACGATGGCCATGAGGTCTCGCTGAAGAATGGCCGCAGAGTGAAGTTGGCCATTACGCCACTGGAACCCGGTCAGCTGATTTTGCTGACCGATCTGACTGAAACCCGCTTATTACAGCGTAACCTTGCTCATCTGCAGCGTCTGTCGGCCCTTGGCAAAATGGTTGCGACACTGGCACATCAGATCAGAACCCCGCTGTCGGCTGCACTGCTTTACGCCGCAAACCTGGCCAGTCCCAAACTCAATCAGGATTCCCGCACTCGTTTCCAACAAAAGTTGGTGGACAGGCTGAATGAGCTGGAGCGACAGGTCAACGACATGCTGTTGATGGCAAGGGGCAAAGTGGAAGCGCCCATGTCTCCCATGCCGTTGGCAGACATCATTGCCCCGGTGCTGGCAACCTGTGAGCCCATCGCCACCGATAAAGGCTGTGCAGTGCGGTTTCAGGATGAATCCTTTGGCGCCATGATGGCGGCCTCCCAGAGTGCACTGAGCTCAGCCATTAATAATCTTTTGATGAACAGCCTTGAAGCAGGCGCCCGCCACATACTGCTCCATGGCAGCATACAGGACGGACGTCTGGTGCTTGCGGTAGTGGATGATGGTAAAGGATTGGAATCCGGCAGTGAGCAGCAGGTGATGGAACCCTTTTTTACGACCAAGGCACAGGGCACAGGCCTTGGCTTAGCCGTGGTACAGACAGTGGTGCGTAACCATGGTGGTGAGCTGAAAATGCAATGCGCTGCCAATCGAGGCTGCAGTGTGATGCTTAAATTCCCCGTGATTTCAGAAGATTCAGTAAAGGAGGTTAGCCATGCCTGA
- the fliG gene encoding flagellar motor switch protein FliG, which produces MAENKEKSESGFKVSNLSGVEKTAILLLSLSEADAASILKHLEPKQVQKVGMAMAALEDFGQEKVIAVHKQFLDDIQKFSSIGFNSEEFVRKALTAALGEDKAGNLIEQIIMGSGAKGLDSLKWMDARQVATIIQNEHPQIQTIVLSYLEPDQAAEIFSQFPENTRLDLLMRIANLEEVQPAALQELNDIMEKQFAGQGGAQAAKMGGLKAAANIMNYLDTAIESQLMETMRETDEEMAQQIQDLMFVFENLIDVDDRGIQTLLREVQQDVLMKALKGADEPLKDKILGNMSKRAAELLRDDLEAMGPIRISEVELAQKEILSIARRLSDAGEIMLGGGGGEEFI; this is translated from the coding sequence ATGGCTGAAAATAAAGAAAAATCCGAATCCGGTTTCAAAGTCAGCAATTTAAGCGGCGTTGAAAAAACGGCCATTCTGCTACTGAGTCTGAGTGAGGCCGATGCTGCCTCTATCCTCAAGCACCTGGAGCCCAAACAGGTGCAAAAAGTGGGTATGGCCATGGCCGCGCTGGAAGACTTTGGTCAGGAAAAAGTCATCGCGGTACACAAGCAATTTCTGGATGACATTCAGAAATTTTCCTCCATCGGCTTTAACAGCGAAGAGTTTGTCCGTAAGGCGCTGACAGCGGCCCTGGGTGAAGACAAGGCCGGCAATCTGATTGAACAGATCATCATGGGCAGTGGTGCCAAGGGCCTGGATTCACTCAAGTGGATGGACGCCCGTCAGGTAGCCACCATTATCCAGAACGAGCACCCGCAAATTCAAACCATCGTGCTCTCCTATCTCGAGCCGGATCAGGCCGCGGAGATTTTCTCTCAGTTCCCGGAAAACACCCGTCTGGATCTGTTGATGCGGATTGCCAACCTCGAAGAAGTGCAGCCTGCGGCTTTGCAGGAGCTGAACGACATCATGGAGAAACAATTTGCCGGTCAGGGTGGTGCTCAGGCGGCCAAGATGGGTGGCCTGAAGGCGGCTGCCAACATCATGAACTACCTGGATACTGCCATCGAAAGTCAGCTCATGGAAACCATGCGCGAAACTGACGAAGAAATGGCGCAGCAAATTCAGGATCTGATGTTCGTCTTCGAAAACCTTATCGATGTGGACGACCGTGGTATCCAAACCTTGCTGCGTGAAGTGCAGCAGGATGTGCTGATGAAGGCGCTCAAGGGAGCCGACGAGCCGCTTAAAGACAAGATCCTCGGCAATATGTCCAAGCGCGCAGCAGAGCTGCTGCGTGACGATCTGGAAGCCATGGGCCCAATCCGTATCAGTGAAGTGGAATTGGCCCAGAAGGAAATTCTGTCCATTGCAAGACGCCTGTCCGATGCCGGTGAAATCATGCTCGGCGGTGGCGGCGGTGAAGAGTTCATCTGA